Proteins co-encoded in one Fusarium fujikuroi IMI 58289 draft genome, chromosome FFUJ_chr06 genomic window:
- a CDS encoding related to phosphoglycerate mutase, protein MSTPRVFLIRHGETEWSLDGRHTGLTDIPLTANGEKRVRATGKALVGPDRLIAPKKIAHIYVSPRKRAQRTFELLNLGLNRPLPWTPHGAPNGTGLQCEAEVEVTDYIREWDYGDYEGITTPEIRKIRAEQGIKGSWDIWKDGCPGGEAPHDVTRRLDQLIEEIREKYHKPAMDKGSDQCGDVLLVAHGHILRAFAMRWAGYALREGPTFLLEAGGVGTLSYEHHRIEEPALLLGGAFVVELDGQD, encoded by the exons ATGTCAACTCCGCGTGTCTTTCTTATTCGCCACGGCGAGACAGAATGGTCACTTGATGGCCGTCATACTGGCTTGACTGATATTCCACTCACTGCCAATGGCGAGAAGCGTGTTAGAGCTACAGGAAAGGCTCTTGTTGGGCCGGATCGTCTCATTGCCCCCAAGAAGATTGCTCACAT CTACGTTTCACCACGAAAACGCGCCCAGCGTACATTTGAACTTCTCAACCTCGGGCTGAACCGCCCTCTTCCTTGGACACCTCACGGTGCTCCTAATGGTACTGGCCTTCAATGTGAAGCCGAGGTGGAGGTCACGGACTACATCCGAGAATGGGACTACGGTGACTATGAAGGAATCACAACACCTGAGATTCGTAAGATCAGAGCTGAACAAGGGATCAAAGGGTCCTGGGACATCTGGAAGGATGGATGCCCTGGCGGGGA GGCTCCTCACGATGTGACCAGAAGACTTGACCAATTGATAGAAGAGATTCGTGAGAAATATCACAAGCCAGCCATGGACAAAGGAAGCGATCAATGCGGTGACGTGTTACTTGTTGCCCACGGACACATCTTGCGTGCCTTTGCTATGAGATGGGCTGGCTACGCTTTGCGAGAAGGACCAACTTTCTTATTGGAGGCAGGTGGTGTTGGAACACTCAG CTACGAGCATCATAGAATCGAAGAGCCGGCCCTTCTCCTCGGTGGCGCTTTTGTCGTTGAACTTGACGGCCAAGATTAG
- a CDS encoding related to ubiquitin-specific protease 7 — translation MSSISVVVKHQGKKHDVEIDPSSTGEDFKLQMFSLTNVEPERQKILLKGGQLKDDADMSKLGLKNGQVIMMMGTPSAGGDALVRPKEAIKFVEDMTEAEQAQQVGATPAGLINLGNTCYLNSTLQTLRLIPELQEALDTYQPDGNASSFMMTGTNMDLASQLSSLYKRMGETQDSFPPMNFLNALRVVFPQFAEKSKTGQGFAQQDAEEAWSQIVQQLNQKLRIKSENASETSFVEKYMSGEFSSVMECDEEEARNAGEQPITNKESFAKLNCHIDSSTNHLRDGIAAALKEKLEKQSEVLGRDAVYTKTSKISRAPKYLTVHFVRFFWKRETQKKAKIMRKVTFPMELDIVEFCSDELKKALVPVRDKVREIRKDEEDIERARKRRKKTHDQDVGDIPGGAGLPTEKEKKEAEKKEGKSADGDVVMGEEGETYKTDADIEAERNASILEAKKELNALINPELRNDDGANQSGLYELRGVVTHQGASADSGHYTSYVKKAAPVDPKTGKKGEEDGKWWWFNDDKVSEVEAEKIATLAGGGESHSALILLYRAIPLPTAEGVLE, via the exons ATGTCATCCATATCAG TCGTGGTGAAACACCAAGGCAAGAAACACGATGTCGAGATCGACCCCAGCTCTACTGGCGAGGACTTCAAACTCCAAATGTTCAGCTTGACCAACGTCGAACCCGAACGCCAAAAGATCTTGCTCAAGGGTGGTCAACTCAAAGATGATGCCGATATGAGCAAACTCGGCTTGAAGAACGGCCAGGTCATTATGATGATGGGTACCCCAAGCGCTGGTGGTGACGCCCTTGTCCGACCAAAGGAAGCGATCAAGTTTGTCGAGGATATGACAGAGGCTGAGCAGGCTCAACAAGTTGGTGCGACACCCGCCGGTCTTATCAACCTTGGAAATACATGTTATCTCAACTCAACCCTCCAGACTCTACGTCTTATTCCAGAGCTCCAGGAGGCGCTCGACACGTACCAACCCGATGGCAACGCCAGCAGCTTTATGATGACAGGCACGAACATGGACTTGGCATCTCAACTGTCAAGCTTGTATAAGAGAATGGGAGAAACTCAGGACTCCTTCCCTCCCATGAACTTCTTGAACGCTTTGCGAGTGGTATTTCCCCAGTTTGCGGAGAAGTCCAAGACTGGACAAGGCTTTGCTCAGCAGGATGCAGAGGAGGCTTGGTCCCAAATTGTGCAGCAACTTAACCAGAAGCTCCGCATCAAGAGCGAAAACGCCTCGGAGACCTCCTTTGTGGAGAAGTACATGTCTGGCGAGTTCAGCTCGGTAATGGAgtgtgatgaggaagaggcgcGCAATGCTGGCGAGCAGCCTATCACTAACAAGGAGAGCTTCGCCAAGCTCAACTGCCACATTGACAGCTCAACAAATCATCTGCGAGATGGCATTGCCGCCGCCCTgaaagagaagcttgagaagcagtCGGAAGTTCTGGGTCGTGACGCAGTCTACACGAAGACTTCCAAGATCTCTCGTGCTCCTAAGTACCTGACAGTGCACTTTGTGCGCTTTTTCTGGAAGCGAGAGActcagaagaaggccaagatcatGCGAAAGGTTACTTTCCCCATGGAGCTTGATATTGTTGAGTTCTGCTCCGACGAAttgaagaaggctcttgTTCCTGTGCGCGACAAGGTTCGTGAGATTCgcaaggatgaagaggatatcGAGCGGGCCCGTAAGCGACGTAAGAAGACTCACGATCAGGACGTCGGCGATATCCCAGGCGGTGCTGGTCTTCCcaccgagaaggagaagaaggaggccgagaagaaggagggcaaGTCAGCAGATGGCGACGTTGTCATGGGTGAGGAGGGCGAGACATACAAGACAGACGCCGACATCGAGGCCGAGAGAAACGCTTCCAttcttgaggccaagaaggagctcAACGCTCTCATCAACCCCGAGCTGCGAAACGACGATGGTGCCAATCAGTCTGGTCTCTACGAGCTCCGAGGTGTCGTGACACATCAAGGTGCCAGCGCCGACAGTGGCCACTACACCTCATatgtcaagaaggctgcGCCCGTTGAtcccaagactggcaagaaAGGTGAGGAGGACGGcaagtggtggtggttcAACGACGACAAGGTTTCAgaggttgaagctgagaagattGCGACTCTCGCCGGTGGAGGCGAATCTCATTCTGCTCTCATCCTCTTGTACCGAGCCATTCCTCTGCCCACTGCCGAGGGTGTCCTGGAGTAA
- a CDS encoding probable ARP2/3 complex 20 kDa subunit, whose product MLESQSLRPYLQCVRSSLTAALTLSNFASQTAERHNVPEIEAQTSPEVLLQPLTIARNENERVLIEPSINSVRISIKIKQADEIEHILVHKFTRFLTQRAESFFILRRKPIKGYDISFLITNFHTEEMLKHKLVDFIIQFMEEVDKEISEMKLFLNARARFVAESFLTPFD is encoded by the exons ATGCTAGAG TCTCAATCCCTCCGACCCTACCTGCAATGCGTACGCAGCAGCTTGACCGCCGCGCTCACACTGTCCAACTTTGCTTCCCAGACCGCCGAGCGACACAACGTTCCAGAGATTGAGGCCCAGACGTCCCCCGAGGTCCTACTTCAGCCCTTGACCATCGCGCGCAACGAGAACGAGCGTGTCTTGATTGAGCCCAGCATCAACTCCGTCCgtatcagcatcaagatcaagcaggCCGACGAAATTGAGCATATTCTGGTCCACAAGTTTACAAGATTCTTGACACAACGTGCAGAGTCCTTCTTCATTCTGCGGAGGAAACCTATCAAG GGTTATGACATTTCTTTCCTGATAACAAACTTCCACACCGAGGAAATGCTGAAGCACAAACTTGTCGACTTTATTATTCAGTTTATggaagaggttgacaagGAGATCTCTGAGATGAAGCTATTT TTGAACGCTCGAGCACGATTCGTGGCCGAGTCTTTCCTTACACCT TTTGACTAA
- a CDS encoding related to SFH5-phospholipid transporter, translated as MATEQDKTVPAAVPAENPATPETPLSKLNARLEDIFTKTFHKEMWGVQLTNIDHVPTKVVLQKFLRANNDDPVAAEKQLTQALEWRKKMNPTALVTQTFDKSKFGDLGYVTVHKGENGNETIITWNIYGAVKDNKATFGNVEEFIKWRAAIMELSVQKLKLDQVTEPIPEGGEDPYQMIQVHDYLNVSFFRMDPAVKVASKETISVFSMAYPELLVHKYFVNVPAIMGWMFGAMKLFLAPATLRKFHPMTSGTSLATELKSIVSTLPKEYGGQGPSVKEGMSVSLTETGETKAEPSPTGVPEQTAAGDSTTAEKTAVAPESAPATDKPLAAEPVVAAAAPAPAPAHATEAVPAPIPAPVEAAKAETAEQAVEQAGEKPIEEALEKLSVDPAESEKRDSLATDAEKKEMAA; from the exons ATGGCTACCGAACAGGATAAGACCGTTCCCGCTGCCGTCCCTGCTGAGAACCCTGCAACTCCCGAGACGCCtctctccaagctcaatgCTCGCCTTGAGGACATCTTCACCAAGACATTCCACAAAGAGATGTGGGGTGTCCAGCTCACCAACATTGACCATGTCCCAACAAAGGTCGTCCTCCAAAAGTTCCTCCGCGCCAACAATGATGACCCAGTGGCAGCTGAGAAGCAGCTCACTCAGGCTCTTGAGTGGCGCAAGAAGATGAACCCTACCGCACTCGTCACCCAGACTTTTGACAAGAGCAAGTTTGGTGACTTGGGCTATGTCACTGTCCACAAGGGAGAGAATGGCAACGAGACCATCATCACCTGGAACATCTACGGTGCTGTCAAGGACAACAAGGCCACCTTTGGCAATGTAGAGGA GTTTATCAAATGGCGCGCTGCCATCATGGAACTCAGCGttcagaagctcaagctagACCAAGTCACTGAGCCAATTCCTGAAGGGGGTGAGGATCCTTACCAGATGATCCAAGTCCACGACTACCTTAATGTCAGTTTCTTCCGCATGGACCCTGCCGTCAAGGTCGCCAGCAAGGAGACCATCTCCGTCTTCTCAATGGCTTACCCCGAGTTGCTCGTGCATAAGTACTTTGTCAATGTTCCCGCCATCATGGGATGGATGTTTGGCGCCATGAAGCTCTTCCTTGCCCCTGCTACCCTCCGCAAGTTCCACCCCATGACCTCTGGCACTTCACTGGCCACTGAACTCAAGAGCATCGTTTCTACTTTGCCCAAGGAGTATGGTGGTCAAGGACCAAGTGTCAAGGAGGGTATGTCTGTCTCGTTGACTGAGACTGGTGAGACCAAGGCTGAACCTTCACCTACTGGGGTTCCCGAACAAACGGCTGCCGGCGACTCTACCACTGCCGAAAAGACTGCCGTCGCTCCTGAGTCAGCTCCCGCTACTGACAAGCCCCTCGCCGCTGAGCCTGTTGTGGCTGCCGCAGCTCCTGCCCCTGCTCCCGCTCATGCTACAGAGGCTGTCCCAGCCCCGATTCCTGCTCCTGTAGAGGCAGCCAAGGCCGAGACTGCAGAACAAGCTGTGGAGCAAGCTGGAGAGAAGCCCATCGAGGAGGCCCTGGAGAAGCTGTCCGTCGACCCAGCTGAGTCTGAGAAGAGGGATTCTCTTGCTAccgatgctgagaagaaggagatggctgCCTGA